The genome window TTGCTAGGCAAAGAAGCACTTGATATTTTAAGTCAAGAGATCTCAAAAAGTGAAGTAGATAACTACATTTCACAAATCAAATTTAGCGAAAAAGGCTCAAACTCTCAAAGAGTCGTTTTTATCGCTCCAAATGAGCTTATAGCTAAATTTATACAGACAAAATATGCAAATAAACTAGCTAACATATATGAGATTCATACTGGTTCAAAACCACAAATTCTCATCACTACACAAAAAGCAGATCTAAACAAAAAATCAAAAGAGGTAAATGTCAAAGAGATAAGAAGTCAAAGCTCTTTATTAAACCCTAGCTATACATTTGATAATTTTGTCGTTGGAGATTCAAATCAATTTGCATTTATTAGCTCTAAACAAGTAGCAAATAATCCTGGAAAAGCATATAATCCACTATTTATTTACGGTCCTACTGGACTTGGCAAAACGCATCTTTTGCAATCAATTGGCAATGAGTGTTTAGAAAATGGCAAAACTGTAATTTGTATCACAAGTGAGCAATTTACAAGTGATTTTATACGCCATCTTGAAAATCGCACAATGAATAAATTTAAAGAAAAATATCGTAATTGCGATGTTTTACTCATTGATGATGTGCAATTTTTTCATAAATCAGAAAAGACTCAAGAGGAGTTTTTTCACACCTTTAATGAAATTCACGCCAAAAAAGGTCAAATCGTAATGACCTCTGATAAACCACCAAAGATGTTAAAAGATTTTGAAGAGAGACTAAAGAGTCGATTTGAGTGGGGATTAATGGCTGATATTACGCCGCCTGAACTTGATACTAAAATCAGAATTATTAAAACAAAATGTGAATTTGATAAGATAGAACTAAGTGATGATATTATCGAATATATCGCCTCAAATATGGGTGATAACATAAGAGAGATAGAAAGTGCAATAATAAATATAAATGCATTTGCTAATATCATGCGTCAAGATATCACTTTAGAATTTGCTAAAAATGTAATAAAAGATCAAATAAAAGAGAAAAAAGAGGCAATAAGCCTAGAAAATATCATAAAATATGTATCTCATGAGATGAATATTAAACCAAGTGATATAAAGAGTAAAAACCGTACAAAAAATATTGTAGAAGCTCGTAGAATTTGTATATATCTAGCCAAAACTCTCACTCCAAACTCTATGCCTCAGCTTGCATCACACTTTGGATTAAAAGACCACAGTGCAGTAAGCCACAATATCAAAAAAATAAATAATTTAATGGAGAGTGATAGCTACTTTAAAGCTAGATTAGAAGAGTTAAAAAATAAAATATTATCAAAGGAATAGTGAATATGTGTGAAAATTCTCTTATGAGTTTTTCAATAAAATTTATCAGATATTACGGCGTTTTGTGTAGTTATTCACAAAATCAACTAAACAACTAAAAATAAAAAATAAAATTTAAAAATAAAGGCAAAAAATGAAAGTTTTAATCAAAAAAAATATTTTAGAAACAATAATAATAAATACAAATTCATATCTAGATAAAAAGGATCTAAGTTCTATAACATCTCATATATTTATTAGTGCTAAAGATTCACTTCTTACAATTAAAGCTACAGATAATGAAATAGGCTTAAGCTATAAAGCTTCTAATGTAAATATTATTGATGAAGGTATAGCTACTGCAAATGGTAAAAAACTTCTTGATATAATCAAAAGTCTAAAAGATGGCGAAGTAATGCTAGAGACAGTACAAAACCATCTATATATCAAACAAAATAACTCAAAATATAGATTACCAATGCAAAAAGCTGATGATTTTCCAGATTTTCCTACACTTGAAAATAAAAAAAGATTTAATATAAATGCAGCAAATTTAAGTAAAAGTCTAAAGAAAATTACAAATTCAATTGAAAATACAAACTCTAAAATAGAATTAACTGGTGCATTAATAGATATAAAAAATGATAGTATAAATTTAGTTGGAACAGATACCAAAAGACTTAGCTTATATACTTTAGATATAGAATCACAAAGTGAGCAATTTAGTATAATAATCCCTAAAAAAGCTATAGTTGAAATTCAAAAAATATTCTATGAAAATATTGAAATTTACTATGATGAAAATATCTTTATAGCTATTAGTCAAAATTTTGAATTCTTTACAAAATTAATAAATGGCCGCTATCCAGACTATACAAGAGTAATACCAAAAGAGTCTAAAATAAATATAAACCTAAATAGAGAAAAGATGATAGAAGGAATTAAAACTATCTCAATGTTATCTGAAATTATCAAAATTACTATAACTCCAGAAAATATAGCATTTGAAAGTATTAATAATGACAATAGCGAAGCAAAAACTGTAATAGAACAAAACTTCGATATAGATGAAAATATAGTCTTAGGTGTAAAAAATAGATTTATATTAGATTTCTTATCAAGTATTGAAGATAGTGAATTTACTTTATCTTATAATGATCAAGGTCTTCCATTTGTACTTAGCTGTGCAGAGTTAAAAACAGTAATAATGCCTATAAATGTTTAAGGATTAAAATGCAAACAAATCAAAATTTAGATGAGCAAATGAAAAAAGATTATGGTGCTGGAAATATTAAGGTTTTAAAAGGGCTTGAAGCTGTTAGAAAACGTCCAGGTATGTATATTGGTGATACTAATATAAATGGCCTTCATCATATGATCTATGAAGTAGTAGATAACTCTATAGATGAAGCTATGGCTGGACATTGTGATACAATTGATATTGAACTTACTACTGATGGTTCAGCTATTATTACTGATAATGGTAGAGGTATTCCAGTAGATATTCATCCAACTGAAAATATATCAGCAGCCACTGTTGTTTTGACAGTTTTACATGCTGGTGGTAAATTTGATAAAGATACATATAAAGTAAGTGGTGGTTTGCACGGTGTTGGTGTATCAGTTGTAAATGCTCTATCTAAAAAGCTTGTTTTAAATATCAAAAGAGATGGCAAACTTCATCGTCAAGAATTCGCTGCTGGTATTCCTCAAACTGATTTAGAGATTATAAAAACAACAAACCGCACAGGTACTAGCGTGGAATTTTGGCCTGATGAGACTATATTTGAAGTAACTCAATTTGATAAAGATATTTTAGCTAAAAGATTTAAAGAACTTGCATATTTAAATCCAAAAATTACTATAAATTTTAAAGACCAAAGAGATGGATTTAAAGAGTCATATCATTTTGAAGGCGGGCTTGAAAGTTTTGTAACTGATATGAATAAATCAAATCCAGTAAGCAAAGCTGTAAGCTTTAGCGGTGGTGAAGATGATGTTATAGTTGATTTTGCTCTTTTATATAATGAGACATATAGTGAAAATTTATTAAGCTTTGTAAATAACATTAAAACTCCAGATGGTGGTACTCATGAAGCTGGATTTAGAGCTGGGCTTACTAGAGCTATTACAAACTACATTGCAGCAAATGCTTCAGCACGTGAAAAAGATACTAAAATAACTGGAGATGATATTAGAGAAGGGCTTATTGCTGTTGTTAGTGTAAAAGTTCCTGAACCTCAGTTTGAAGGACAAACTAAAGGTAAGCTTGGTTCAAGTTATGTAAAACCAATTGTTCAAAAAATGAGTTTTGAAGTATTATGTAAATATTTTGAAGAAAATCCAAATGAAGCTAAAGCCATTATGAATAAAGCTTTAATGGCAGCTCGTGGTAGAGAAGCAGCTAAAAAAGCTAGAGATCTAACACGCAAAAAAGATAGCCTAAATAGCGTAGGTACTCTTCCTGGTAAATTAGCAGATTGTCAAAGTAAAGATCCAAGTGAGAGTGAAATTTATTTAGTTGAGGGCGATTCTGCTGGTGGTTCAGCCAAACAAGGTCGTGATAGAGTATTCCAAGCTATTCTTCCACTTCGCGGTAAAATTTTAAATGTAGAAAAATCAAGATTAGATAAGATTTTAAAATCTGAAGAGATTAAAAATATGATAACTGCATTTGGTTGTGGAATTGGTGATGAATTTGATGCTAGTAAGTTAAGATACCATAAGATTATTATTATGACCGATGCTGATGTAGATGGTAGCCATATTCAAACTCTACTTCTTACATTTTTCTTTAGATTCCTTACACCAATTATAGAAAATGGTAATGTTTATTTAGCTCAACCACCACTATATAGATATAAAAAAGGCAAAAAAGAGATCTATTTAAAAGATGAAAAAGCTTTAAATGAGTTTTTAATTGAAACTGGAATCGAAAGTGAAGATTTTGAAGGAATTGGTAATAATGATTTAATAGATTATCTAAAATTAATTAGTGCTTATAGAACAGTTTTAAATGAACTTAAAAAGCGTTTTAATGTATTAACTGCCATTAGATATATGATCGAAAATCCTGATATTATCAGCAAAGAATTTAAAGAGCTATTTGAAATTATCAAAAGTGAGCTTGAGAGTCAAAATTATAATATCTTAAATTCATATGTAAATGAAGATGAGATTAGAATATATGTCCAAACACCAAATGGACTTGAAGAGTTAATTATCAATGATAGTTTATTTGTTAATCCTTTATATATAGAGGCTGTGCATATATATTCTAAGATGAGAGAGCGCGATATAGATCTTGATGGAGATCCTTTAGAAGTTTTAGAAAATATAGAAAAAAGTGCTAAAAAAGGTGCTTATATACAGCGTTATAAAGGTTTAGGTGAGATGAATCCAGAGCAGTTATGGGAGACTACTATGAATCCAGAAAATCGCCGTTTGCTTAAAATTGATGTAAAAGATATACAAAGTGCAAGTGGTGTATTTGAATTATTTATGGGTGATGAGGTTGAACCAAGACGCGAATATATTCAAGCTCATGCTAAAGATGTTAAACATCTAGATGTTTAAGGATTAAAATGGAAAATTTAAAATACGGTGAAAAAATTATAGCTGAATTTGATCTTGATAAGGATTTTGAAATATGGCC of Campylobacter vicugnae contains these proteins:
- the dnaA gene encoding chromosomal replication initiator protein DnaA, with protein sequence MLGKEALDILSQEISKSEVDNYISQIKFSEKGSNSQRVVFIAPNELIAKFIQTKYANKLANIYEIHTGSKPQILITTQKADLNKKSKEVNVKEIRSQSSLLNPSYTFDNFVVGDSNQFAFISSKQVANNPGKAYNPLFIYGPTGLGKTHLLQSIGNECLENGKTVICITSEQFTSDFIRHLENRTMNKFKEKYRNCDVLLIDDVQFFHKSEKTQEEFFHTFNEIHAKKGQIVMTSDKPPKMLKDFEERLKSRFEWGLMADITPPELDTKIRIIKTKCEFDKIELSDDIIEYIASNMGDNIREIESAIININAFANIMRQDITLEFAKNVIKDQIKEKKEAISLENIIKYVSHEMNIKPSDIKSKNRTKNIVEARRICIYLAKTLTPNSMPQLASHFGLKDHSAVSHNIKKINNLMESDSYFKARLEELKNKILSKE
- the dnaN gene encoding DNA polymerase III subunit beta; protein product: MKVLIKKNILETIIINTNSYLDKKDLSSITSHIFISAKDSLLTIKATDNEIGLSYKASNVNIIDEGIATANGKKLLDIIKSLKDGEVMLETVQNHLYIKQNNSKYRLPMQKADDFPDFPTLENKKRFNINAANLSKSLKKITNSIENTNSKIELTGALIDIKNDSINLVGTDTKRLSLYTLDIESQSEQFSIIIPKKAIVEIQKIFYENIEIYYDENIFIAISQNFEFFTKLINGRYPDYTRVIPKESKININLNREKMIEGIKTISMLSEIIKITITPENIAFESINNDNSEAKTVIEQNFDIDENIVLGVKNRFILDFLSSIEDSEFTLSYNDQGLPFVLSCAELKTVIMPINV
- the gyrB gene encoding DNA topoisomerase (ATP-hydrolyzing) subunit B produces the protein MKKDYGAGNIKVLKGLEAVRKRPGMYIGDTNINGLHHMIYEVVDNSIDEAMAGHCDTIDIELTTDGSAIITDNGRGIPVDIHPTENISAATVVLTVLHAGGKFDKDTYKVSGGLHGVGVSVVNALSKKLVLNIKRDGKLHRQEFAAGIPQTDLEIIKTTNRTGTSVEFWPDETIFEVTQFDKDILAKRFKELAYLNPKITINFKDQRDGFKESYHFEGGLESFVTDMNKSNPVSKAVSFSGGEDDVIVDFALLYNETYSENLLSFVNNIKTPDGGTHEAGFRAGLTRAITNYIAANASAREKDTKITGDDIREGLIAVVSVKVPEPQFEGQTKGKLGSSYVKPIVQKMSFEVLCKYFEENPNEAKAIMNKALMAARGREAAKKARDLTRKKDSLNSVGTLPGKLADCQSKDPSESEIYLVEGDSAGGSAKQGRDRVFQAILPLRGKILNVEKSRLDKILKSEEIKNMITAFGCGIGDEFDASKLRYHKIIIMTDADVDGSHIQTLLLTFFFRFLTPIIENGNVYLAQPPLYRYKKGKKEIYLKDEKALNEFLIETGIESEDFEGIGNNDLIDYLKLISAYRTVLNELKKRFNVLTAIRYMIENPDIISKEFKELFEIIKSELESQNYNILNSYVNEDEIRIYVQTPNGLEELIINDSLFVNPLYIEAVHIYSKMRERDIDLDGDPLEVLENIEKSAKKGAYIQRYKGLGEMNPEQLWETTMNPENRRLLKIDVKDIQSASGVFELFMGDEVEPRREYIQAHAKDVKHLDV